From the Helicoverpa armigera isolate CAAS_96S chromosome 27, ASM3070526v1, whole genome shotgun sequence genome, one window contains:
- the LOC135118860 gene encoding uncharacterized protein LOC135118860, producing MPVTRSQGRAAQAWIIDARPGRRTPPIVHDQPPFSPTTTEGVKTDRAPYPARGEERPAPSSLMQTEASSSLRPPGTSAEEYSSGGTLKACDKTYNRAVPLTTRVDARTELKAPSHRSTASNRKIRNAREDLLKIKLELAQIALQRAEEESDDDYMDDRNSNEEYIRSWLEEAPEPDPQDAAAEGGHRPPDTLDLPEPPPSAVIVNPVLRGISTAPGRDAAAEGGHRLRGTLDKPEPPPSKTIDTEALPSMKKPVEDTAGGEGLRPFITELTSAIASLAGNRSEEKPVYHNPAASKVIMTLPNFSGLHTEWLSFRAIYETTRPYFNDVENTARLRRSLRGRALDTVSSELIGNARPDDIMKELELQFGRPDSIAQAETDRLRGLPRCGEAPKDICTFASRVRSGIVTLRALKKEHYLMNAELMRILTEKLPNSLRVQWYKTYTEKYQSTPDLGLFSDFITEQARYCSAFAPPENISEATGLRRVTQRTHTTIDKKPASKCRICEMDGHRSLDCHKFVKASADKKWELAKQHNLCFRCLRHRQHGHRCQKKRCGIEGCTASHHHLLHYKKKASTTEVAQEAQEIVASSRNHTNQAFLKIVPVQLSGPAGEVRTYALLDDGSTVSLIDEELADMIGAEGPVEPMKIGAISDVTIDTPTSKRVDLTLSTCHRKKIPFRARTIPRLHLSPQSISKDDIADCKHLFDLADQLTYNAGTPKIIIGQDNWHLLLATDIRRGPQHQPIASLTPLGWVLHGARTRILGQQVHYVNQLNGAEENIDKQLREYFALESLIINPCRPASDPEKRAEDILQRSIVQLEDGRLQTALLWRSDEIQMPDSYATAMNRLVSIEKKLDKNPALKTRYIAQMDSLIEKGYAEKAPLERTPGRTWYLPHFDVFNPMKPEKLRIVHDAAAKTRGMSLNDYLLTGPDLLQSLPGVMMRFRRHRVAVSGDITEMFMQVKVKPEDRDALRYLWRGERREGAPEEYRMTSIIFGAASSPCTAIFAKNWNAKRHANEHPEAVEAIVKNHYMDDYLDSFRSTEEATRTIKIVQEIHSKARFDLTKWVSNSEEVLRELVPGQETTQIVNLGNIENTEKVLGVIWKPHTDELSFNLKLARLPTGLLDKETPTKREALKIVMSLYDPLGLASPITIRAKQILQEAWRRGVDWDQPLDEELSSQWRAWISHLEQLKNVNIPRCYPGYSEATEIQVHVFTDASEKAYATAVYWRSTTRDNNVHVSLVMAKAKVAPLKLLSIPRLELQAAMMGTRVAAAVIYEHNVKPASVTYWSDSRTVLTWIRKGARSYKPFVAHRLAAIEENSRVEEWRWVPTKSNIADAATRDVPTHFHTDHEWYRGPKFLYDDPSTWPTESPADSQPTGEEKTITLIQAGAANLIDVVPDPARFSRWERLLRATARVLQFIALCKKQHTEKTFYKRTKKNKENDPDWSRAVRAPRAPAEAARAPIYTRKFIILDATYIQRAEKLLVRVVQQEAFKQEIASLESNETVASSSRLYPLRIELNDGVIVLRSRIAAVDKVAKSVKSPPVLDGDHRITQLYIDWTHRSLQHSGTELVVNEVRQHYWIVRLRPTVKQVIARCLHCRIRRARADAGNRRPPEDTPSSSPQAVHIHRA from the exons GGATCATCGACGCCAGACCGGGCCGCCGCACACCCCCCATAGTGCACGACCAGCCGCCGTTCTCTCCAACCACCACCGAGGGA GTGAAGACCGACCGCGCCCCCTACCCCGCGAGGGGTGAAGAGCGACCAGCGCCGTCGTCGTTGATGCAGACTGAAGCGTCGTCATCACTGAGGCCGCCTGGAACCAGTGCTGAAGAATATAGTTCAGGAGGAACACTGAAGGCTTGCGACAAGACATACAACCGAGCTGTACCGTTGACTACCCGGGTTGACGCCCGTACCGAACTTAAGGCACCGTCGCACAGATCGACGGcatcaaatagaaaaattagAAATGCGCGTGAAGACTTATTGAAGATTAAGTTGGAGCTAGCGCAAATAGCACTTCAGAGGGCCGAGGAAGAATCGGACGACGATTATATGGATGATAGAAATTCCAATGAAGAGTACATTCGTTCCTGGCTGGAGGAAGCTCCGGAACCAGACCCGCAGGACGCCGCCGCTGAGGGAGGACATAGACCACCAGATACCCTGGACCTGCCCGAGCCCCCCCCCTCCGCGGTTATAGTGAATCCGGTCCTGCGTGGAATAAGTACTGCTCCTGGAAGAGACGCCGCCGCCGAGGGAGGACATAGACTGCGGGGTACCCTGGACAAGCCAGAGCCCCCCCCCTCGAAGACCATAGATACTGAAGCCCTTCCATCAATGAAGAAACCAGTTGAAGATACCGCAGGGGGTGAAGGGCTCCGTCCGTTTATCACGGAACTCACCTCCGCCATCGCATCGCTAGCCGGGAATAGAAGCGAAGAGAAACCGGTGTACCACAACCCTGCTGCATCGAAAGTCATCATGACGCTGCCGAACTTTAGTGGATTGCATACAGAATGGCTATCGTTCCGCGCCATCTATGAGACAACGCGACCATATTTCAACGATGTGGAGAATACGGCGAGGCTGAGAAGAAGCCTGCGAGGAAGAGCGCTTGACACAGTTAGTTCCGAGCTTATCGGCAACGCCAGGCCGGATGACATCATGAAGGAGTTGGAGCTTCAGTTTGGCCGCCCCGATTCAATAGCGCAAGCGGAGACAGACAGACTGCGCGGGCTGCCACGCTGCGGAGAAGCACCGAAGGACATCTGCACTTTCGCCAGCCGTGTACGAAGTGGCATCGTCACACTGCGAGCGCTGAAAAAGGAACACTACCTCATGAACGCCGAGCTTATGCGCATCCTCACAGAGAAGCTGCCGAACTCGCTACGTGTACAGTGGTACAAGACATATACTGAGAAGTACCAGTCAACGCCGGACTTGGGTCTCTTCAGCGACTTCATCACCGAACAAGCTCGCTACTGCAGCGCGTTTGCACCGCCTGAAAACATCAGTGAAGCTACTGGACTTAGACGTGTGACGCAGAGAACACACACCACTATAGACAAGAAGCCCGCATCGAAGTGCCGCATCTGCGAGATGGATGGTCACCGATCGCTAGACTGCCACAAGTTCGTGAAGGCTTCTGCGGACAAGAAGTGGGAACTAGCCAAGCAGCACAACCTGTGCTTCCGCTGCCTCCGCCATCGTCAGCACGGACACAGATGTCAGAAGAAGAGATGTGGAATCGAGGGCTGCACAGCATCACACCATCATCTGCTTCACTACAAGAAGAAGGCGAGCACTACTGAAGTTGCACAAGAAGCGCAAGAAATAGTCGCAAGTTCACGCAACCACACAAATCAAGCGTTCCTGAAAATCGTTCCGGTGCAACTGTCCGGACCGGCGGGAGAAGTGCGCACCTACGCACTGCTGGATGACGGCTCAACCGTGTCACTGATTGACGAAGAGCTAGCAGACATGATCGGTGCAGAGGGACCAGTCGAGCCGATGAAAATAGGCGCCATCAGCGACGTGACTATCGACACGCCCACGTCGAAGAGAGTTGACCTCACGCTATCGACCTGCCATAGGAAGAAGATACCCTTCAGGGCGCGCACCATACCACGCCTGCACCTGTCGCCGCAGTCAATCAGCAAGGATGACATCGCTGACTGCAAGCACCTGTTCGACCTGGCAGATCAGCTGACGTATAACGCAGGGACGCCGAAGATTATCATCGGGCAAGACAACTGGCATCTGCTCCTAGCAACAGACATCAGAAGAGGGCCCCAGCATCAGCCGATAGCATCGTTAACTCCCTTGGGCTGGGTGCTGCACGGAGCCCGCACTAGGATTCTGGGACAGCAGGTGCACTACGTCAATCAGCTGAACGGCGCCGAGGAAAACATAGACAAGCAACTTCGTGAATACTTCGCACTCGAGTCACTCATCATCAACCCGTGTCGACCAGCTTCTGACCCGGAGAAGAGAGCGGAAGATATATTACAACGCAGTATAGTACAGTTGGAAGATGGACGTCTTCAGACTGCGTTGCTATGGAGGAGTGACGAGATACAGATGCCGGACAGCTACGCGACTGCGATGAATAGACTCGTATCAATAGAGAAAAAACTCGATAAGAATCCTGCTCTGAAGACTAGATATATAGCGCAGATGGATTCACTAATAGAAAAGGGCTACGCAGAGAAAGCGCCCCTTGAACGTACACCGGGAAGAACGTGGTACCTGCCGCACTTCGACGTCTTCAACCCTATGAAACCGGAGAAGCTTCGTATAGTTCACGACGCAGCAGCGAAGACAAGAGGGATGTCACTGAACGACTACCTGCTCACGGGTCCGGACTTGCTGCAGTCGCTGCCCGGCGTGATGATGCGATTCCGACGTCACCGCGTCGCCGTCTCCGGAGATATTACTGAAATGTTTATGCAGGTGAAAGTAAAGCCAGAAGACAGAGACGCTCTCCGATATCTGTGGCGAGGAGAGCGGCGGGAGGGGGCGCCGGAAGAGTACCGAATGACGTCAATAATATTCGGCGCAGCAAGTTCACCGTGTACAGCAATATTCGCTAAGAACTGGAATGCTAAACGCCATGCGAACGAACACCCAGAAGCAGTAGAAGCAATAGTCAAGAATCATTACATGGACGATTACCTGGATAGCTTCAGAAGTACAGAAGAGGCGACGCGCACAATCAAGATAGTAcaagaaatacatagtaaagCGCGCTTCGACCTAACGAAATGGGTATCCAACAGCGAAGAAGTGCTGCGTGAATTAGTACCGGGCCAAGAAACAACACAGATTGTTAATCTTGGAAATATAGAAAACACAGAGAAAGTACTCGGCGTGATATGGAAGCCACACACGGACGAGCTGAGCTTCAACTTAAAACTCGCGCGCCTACCTACTGGCCTGCTCGACAAGGAAACGCCCACCAAGAGAGAGGCGCTCAAGATAGTTATGTCGCTATACGACCCGCTGGGCCTCGCCTCACCTATAACAATCAGGGCGAAACAAATACTACAAGAAGCCTGGAGGCGGGGAGTCGACTGGGATCAACCTCTCGATGAAGAACTGTCAAGCCAGTGGAGGGCGTGGATAAGTCATCTCGAACAGCTGAAGAACGTAAACATACCGCGCTGTTATCCTGGGTACAGCGAGGCTACAGAAATACAAGTACACGTGTTCACCGACGCCAGTGAGAAGGCCTACGCTACAGCGGTGTACTGGAGGTCAACGACCCGTGACAACAACGTGCACGTCAGCCTCGTCATGGCGAAGGCGAAGGTGGCGCCGCTGAAGCTGCTGTCAATACCGCGCCTCGAGCTGCAAGCCGCGATGATGGGTACGCGCGTCGCAGCCGCAGTGATATATGAACACAACGTCAAGCCCGCCTCCGTGACCTACTGGAGCGACAGCAGAACCGTTCTGACATGGATAAGGAAAGGAGCCAGATCGTACAAGCCGTTCGTCGCACATCGATTGGCCGCCATAGAGGAAAATAGCAGAGTCGAAGAGTGGCGCTGGGTGCCTACAAAAAGCAACATAGCCGACGCCGCCACCCGCGACGTCCCGACGCACTTTCATACCGACCACGAgtggtaccgcggccctaaGTTCCTCTACGACGACCCATCGACATGGCCGACCGAGTCACCAGCTGACAGTCAACCGACAGGCGAGGAAAAAACAATCACGCTCATACAAGCGGGCGCAGCAAACCTCATAGACGTCGTTCCCGACCCCGCTCGATTTTCAAGATGGGAGCGATTGCTGCGCGCCACAGCCAGAGTACTACAGTTTATAGCGTTGTGTAAAAAACAACATACAGAAAAAACGTTCTACAAacgaacaaagaaaaacaaagaaaacgatCCTGATTGGTCGAGAGCGGTGCGAGCGCCCCGCGCGCCCGCCGAAGCTGCGCGCGCCCCAATATACACACGcaagtttattatattggacGCGACATACATTCAAAGAGCAGAGAAGCTGTTAGTTCGTGTGGTGCAACAAGAAGCCTTTAAACAAGAAATAGCCAGTCTCGAGAGTAACGAAACAGTCGCAAGTAGTAGCCGACTGTACCCGCTGCGCATAGAACTAAACGACGGAGTTATAGTACTGCGAAGCCGCATAGCTGCTGTAGACAAAGTCGCTAAAAGCGTGAAGAGTCCACCTGTGTTAGACGGCGATCACCGTATTACACAGCTATATATAGATTGGACGCACCGTAGCCTACAACACAGCGGCACCGAGCTCGTCGTGAATGAGGTCAGACAGCACTACTGGATTGTGCGCCTGCGCCCGACAGTCAAGCAAGTTATCGCGCGCTGCCTGCACTGCCGCATACGTCGCGCGCGCGCCGACGCCGGCAACCGGCGACCACCCGAAGACACGCCTAGCTCATCACCGCAGGCCGTTCACATACACCGGGCTTGA